In Apium graveolens cultivar Ventura chromosome 10, ASM990537v1, whole genome shotgun sequence, the following are encoded in one genomic region:
- the LOC141690847 gene encoding uncharacterized protein LOC141690847: protein MTVYSDSQIVVKQTSGEYVTKDPTLAQYQAMVRNILEATPDITILQVNREENSKVDELSKLVQNTSDLASSVYFEEFKAPSTERAEEMPPVSKVQQRSQAKPSLPASVLSPITFAVWGIDIMGPFPRAKGDLRYVLVAIDYMTKWAEAKAMRTINQQDCIKFMDSIVMRFGIPIVLVSDNGPQFVGSDFEAYLKELGIKHKRASVAHPQGNGQVEVTNRTILRGLEKRLEESKKTWPDELPKVLWSYRITPRTGTNETPFKLAYDTEAHIPIKTGSPSHRVMNFDEISNIEGLKTNLELLDEVRDKAVKRMEGYKEKTKLYFGKKAKFREYEAGDLVLGHTEASDLTNQGKLQPNWEGPYRVKEVLRPETYKLSYLGGTEVPNTWHGARLRKFYQ, encoded by the exons ATGACTGTCTACAGTGATTCTCAGATTGTGGTCAAGCAAACCAGTGGAGAATATGTCACGAAAGATCCAACATTGGCACAATACCAGGCAATGGTACGGAATATCCTGGAAGCAACCCCCGACATCACCATACTTCAGGTCAACAGAGAGGAGAACTCCAAAGTAGATGAGCTGTCCAAGCTCGTACAAAATACTTCGGACCTCGCCAGTTCAGTATACTTCGAAGAATTCAAGGCACCCAGCACAGAACGAGCCGAG GAAATGCCCCCAGTGTCAAAAGTTCAGCAACGTTCCCAGGCAAAGCCCAGCCTTCCGGCATCGGTATTATCTCCGATCACATTCGCTGTTTGGGGAATAGATATCATGGGCCCCTTTCCCCGAGCAAAAGGTGACCTCCGCTACGTCCTGGTAGCCATTGATTACATGACAAAGTGGGCAGAAGCTAAGGCCATGAGGACAATCAATCAACAAGATTGTATCAAGTTTATGGATTCAATCGtcatgaggttcgggatcccgatAGTTCTCGTCTCCGACAATGGCCCGCAGTTCGTTGGGTCCGACTTCGAGGCATATCTGAAAGAGCTTGGGATCAAGCACAAAAGGGCATCGGTCGCACATCCTCAGGGGAATGGACAAGTCGAAGTAACTAACAGAACCATACTTCGGGGCCTGGAAAAAAGACTAGAAGAGTCCAAGAAAACTTGGCCTGATGAGCTTCCAAAAGTCCTGTGGTCCTACAGAATCACCCCCAGAACGGGAACCAATGAGACCCCCTTCAAGCTGGCATACGATACCGAAGCCCACATACCAATCAAAACCGGGTCCCCTTCCCACAGAGTCATGAACTTTGACGAGATCTCAAATATTGAGGGACTTAAGACCAACCTGGAGCTCCTAGATGAGGTAAGAGACAAGGCAGTAAAAAGGATGGAAGGCTACAAAGAAAAGACAAAACTCTACTTTGGGAAGAAGGCAAAATTCAGAGAGTACGAAGCGGGAGACTTGGTACTCGGGCACACCGAGGCCTCGGACCTAACCAATCAAGGAAAACTCCAACCCAACTGGGAAGGCCCCTATAGGGTTAAAGAAGTGCTCCGACCAGAAACCTACAAGCTAAGCTATCTCGGTGGAACCGAAGTCCCAAACACTTGGCACGGAGCCCgcctaaggaaattctaccagtaA